TAACATTTGGGCAAGGGAGCCAAGGGAGGAATAGCTACCATGAAATGCAACCGGTTGGTCGATGTCGGCCGCCGTCAGTTCCTGCGCGGGGGTGTTCTCGGCGTTGCAGGGGCTGCGGCGGCAACGGTCATGCCTGCAGGACAGGCTCAAGCGCAGACGGCGCGCGCAATGCTGGACTACCCGTCCAGCAAACTGGCGAATATCGCCGATCTCAAGGTGAACGAGCCGATGGATATCGGCTATCCCGATGCCGACAGCCCCGGCGTCCTGCTTAAACTGGGCACAGCGGTCGAAGGCGGTGCTGGGCCCGATGGCGATGTCGTCGCCTATTCAGTGCTCTGCCCGCACAAGGGGTTTGTCATGTCCTACCACGGGGCCGACAAGACGCTGAACTGCCCGGGCCACTTTTCGCGCTTCGACTGTGAAAAGGGCGGCCAGCAAATCTGGGGTCACTCCA
This portion of the Neotabrizicola shimadae genome encodes:
- a CDS encoding arsenate reductase (azurin) small subunit, with amino-acid sequence MKCNRLVDVGRRQFLRGGVLGVAGAAAATVMPAGQAQAQTARAMLDYPSSKLANIADLKVNEPMDIGYPDADSPGVLLKLGTAVEGGAGPDGDVVAYSVLCPHKGFVMSYHGADKTLNCPGHFSRFDCEKGGQQIWGHSTQNLPQFALRVDDKGDIYAEGADELIYGRLSNVLQG